The Paenibacillus sp. region CGGCACAAGCACCGCGCGTTCGCAGTTGATCGGATAATTCAAATACGTCGCCGACGGGCAGCGCGCGATAATTTCATCGGCCGCCCGCTTGGTCGGCCCTGCGATGTTACCCGTTTGGGTAGCCAAAACGGTGCCCGTCCGGAGCAGTTGCGGATAGCCTTCCCGTAAATCCCGTTCGTACTCGCTAGCCCCGGTGCCCGACAGGACGAGCGCGCCGAACGAGCCGGGCCCGGCGGAGGCGCCGACCTTCAGCACGACCCTCGTCCCGAACGCAAGCGACGTAGTATGCTCGACGCCGAGCGGCACCGCCTTGAGACCGGACGCCAGCGGCGCGATGCGGGCGGTCGCCTCGGCGCTCATGCTGGCTCCGTTCACGCCGAGTACCGGAGCGAAATAAAACGGCACCGTCCGCCGCGCCGTAACGGTAATGTCCCTGCGGTCGTCCGAGAATGCGACGTTAATGGCGGATGCGGCCACGCCGTTCAATGCGGCCGCGTTCCTCGCATGCTCCGTCGCCTGTTCCGGCCGCTCCGGCAGCTCCAGCACGCCGGCCAATGCGGCGGCGTCCGCCGCCCGCTGCAGCCGGCTGCGCTCCAACAAGGCGAGGCCGCCGTCGACGGCAAGCGCCACAAAGCCGATCAGCATCGTCATCGACAGCGCCATCAGCACCGCAACGTTCCCGTTTTCGTTCCGAAACACGCCTTTGCGTTTCATTCGATTCTCATCGCCGTTCGTGTACGAACCGTATACGGGTTCGGAATTATTTCTGCCATTAGCGGCGTAATGACGTCCAGCGTGTACGTTACTTCGACCGTCGCGTAATTGCCGCGCCTTCGTTCGGACGCGGCCGGCGAAACGGCTACCGCGACGCGGCTCGTTTCGAGCGCGGTCGCCGCCCGCAGCGCAGCGTCCCGCACGGCGGCGTCGCTGCCGCCGAGGCTCGCCGCCCGTGCCGCCTCCCTACCTGCGAACGTAAGCACGGTGTTGGCGTACAAGATGCGGCCGAAATCGACCATGCCGAACAGCAGCAGGGCGATGACGGTCATGCTGAGCGCCAGTTCGACAGTAGCTTGTCCTTTTTCCGATCTCATCACAACATCCCGCCCCGCCAAAACGCCGCCGCCGTGCCGATCGCGATCGGCACCGCGTACGGAAACGCGTGATGCATTTCTTTCTTATCCAAAACCTGCAAGCTCCCGACGCTCCCGTGAAACACCCCGAGGCTGTAAGCGATCCTCCTCCAGTCGCGGCGCGCCGTCACGATGACGGCGGCGATGACGCCTCCCGCGACCGCCGTATATAGGAACGCATGGAACACGAATGCCGGGCCCTGCAGCGCTCCGATCGCGGCCAGCAGCTTGACGTCGCCTGCCCCCATTCCCCCGAGCAAGTACGGAATGAGCAAAAGGCCGAAACCCGTCAGCAGTCCCAGTCCCGCGAACGCGAAACCCGAAACGCCGTCCGCCACCGCGTGTGCGGCTAGTCCGAATCCCATG contains the following coding sequences:
- a CDS encoding pilus assembly protein TadG-related protein, with amino-acid sequence MKRKGVFRNENGNVAVLMALSMTMLIGFVALAVDGGLALLERSRLQRAADAAALAGVLELPERPEQATEHARNAAALNGVAASAINVAFSDDRRDITVTARRTVPFYFAPVLGVNGASMSAEATARIAPLASGLKAVPLGVEHTTSLAFGTRVVLKVGASAGPGSFGALVLSGTGASEYERDLREGYPQLLRTGTVLATQTGNIAGPTKRAADEIIARCPSATYLNYPINCERAVLVPMVRAVTVDQNQVKQVVVTGFATFFIESVSSTSAGAEVVGRFIRRTASGEIGDDAPNYGTFGTRLIR
- a CDS encoding TadE/TadG family type IV pilus assembly protein is translated as MRSEKGQATVELALSMTVIALLLFGMVDFGRILYANTVLTFAGREAARAASLGGSDAAVRDAALRAATALETSRVAVAVSPAASERRRGNYATVEVTYTLDVITPLMAEIIPNPYTVRTRTAMRIE
- a CDS encoding A24 family peptidase, whose translation is MTATVTALALLISLITDLRSRKIWNAVTMPAMGFGLAAHAVADGVSGFAFAGLGLLTGFGLLLIPYLLGGMGAGDVKLLAAIGALQGPAFVFHAFLYTAVAGGVIAAVIVTARRDWRRIAYSLGVFHGSVGSLQVLDKKEMHHAFPYAVPIAIGTAAAFWRGGML